A stretch of the Nicotiana tabacum cultivar K326 chromosome 6, ASM71507v2, whole genome shotgun sequence genome encodes the following:
- the LOC107823459 gene encoding transcription factor bHLH48 isoform X1, with protein MESTQVRSASCGGKAGETATGFHQISQSIIMPVPMEAAGNSFTALLELPPNQALDLLVHSDEMGSAKLSLPDTHNKTYYSSPLIDRASAGEFAREFSVFAAGNSPENGSFPSNPQFVKQEPDDSDSNPNSSPEFSNPTFDQKTTKRKERQKKGKESSSKKSKKSANDTSEKLPYVHVRAARGQATDSHSLAERARREKINARMKLLQELVPGCNKISGTAMVLDEIINHVQSLQRQVEFLSMRLAAVNPRVDFNLDSLFAAEQNGSAVDSNFAGIVAPSIWPEGQTSGNRNQYQQLLQIDGFNQPVWVREEDNSSFITPENSLLTYDSSSNSASLHQNQLKMEL; from the exons ATGGAGTCAACCCAAGTTAGATCCGCAAGTTGCGGAGGCAAAGCAGGAGAAACGGCAACTGGGTTTCATCAAATTAGCCAGAGCATAATAATGCCAGTACCAATGGAAGCTGCTGGAAATTCTTTTACTGCTTTACTTGAACTGCCACCAAATCAAGCTTTGGACCTTTTAGTACATTCTGACGAAATGGGTTCAGCTAAACTTTCCCTACCAGATACTCACAACAAGACCTACTACTCTTCTCCTCTGATTGACAGAGCGTCCGCCGGAGAATTCGCCCGAGAGTTCTCAGTCTTCGCCGCCGGGAATTCGCCGGAGAATGGCTCATTTCCGTCCAATCCACAATTCGTAAAGCAAGAACCAGATGATTCTGATTCCAATCCTAATTCTTCTCCCGAATTttcaaatccaacttttgatcagAAAACCACAAAGCGAAAAGAACGCCAGAAAAAG GGGAAAGAAAGCAGTAGCAAAAAGAGCAAAAAATCAGCAAATGATACCTCAGAGAAGCTTCCATATGTTCATGTCCGAGCAGCTAGGGGGCAAGCAACAGATAGCCATAGTTTAGCTGAAAGA GCAAGGAGAGAGAAGATTAATGCGAGAATGAAGCTATTACAGGAATTGGTCCCAGGATGTAACAAG ATTTCAGGTACGGCGATGGTGCTGGATGAGATCATTAACCATGTACAATCCCTTCAGCGTCAAGTGGAG TTCTTATCAATGAGACTTGCTGCAGTAAACCCAAGAGTAGATTTCAACCTTGATAGTCTCTTTGCTGCAGAA CAGAATGGTTCTGCAGTGGATAGTAACTTCGCGGGCATAGTTGCTCCATCGATTTGGCCTGAGGGGCAAACCAGCGGGAATAGAAACCAGTATCAACAGCTGTTGCAAATTGATGGATTCAATCAGCCTGTCTGGGTTAGGGAAGAAGATAATTCTAGCTTCATTACTCCAGAGAACTCACTTTTGACTTATGATTCCTCTTCAAATTCAG CTTCTTTGCACCAAAATCAGCTGAAAATGGAGCTGTGA
- the LOC107823459 gene encoding transcription factor bHLH48 isoform X2: MESTQVRSASCGGKAGETATGFHQISQSIIMPVPMEAAGNSFTALLELPPNQALDLLVHSDEMGSAKLSLPDTHNKTYYSSPLIDRASAGEFAREFSVFAAGNSPENGSFPSNPQFVKQEPDDSDSNPNSSPEFSNPTFDQKTTKRKERQKKGKESSSKKSKKSANDTSEKLPYVHVRAARGQATDSHSLAERARREKINARMKLLQELVPGCNKISGTAMVLDEIINHVQSLQRQVEFLSMRLAAVNPRVDFNLDSLFAAENGSAVDSNFAGIVAPSIWPEGQTSGNRNQYQQLLQIDGFNQPVWVREEDNSSFITPENSLLTYDSSSNSASLHQNQLKMEL, from the exons ATGGAGTCAACCCAAGTTAGATCCGCAAGTTGCGGAGGCAAAGCAGGAGAAACGGCAACTGGGTTTCATCAAATTAGCCAGAGCATAATAATGCCAGTACCAATGGAAGCTGCTGGAAATTCTTTTACTGCTTTACTTGAACTGCCACCAAATCAAGCTTTGGACCTTTTAGTACATTCTGACGAAATGGGTTCAGCTAAACTTTCCCTACCAGATACTCACAACAAGACCTACTACTCTTCTCCTCTGATTGACAGAGCGTCCGCCGGAGAATTCGCCCGAGAGTTCTCAGTCTTCGCCGCCGGGAATTCGCCGGAGAATGGCTCATTTCCGTCCAATCCACAATTCGTAAAGCAAGAACCAGATGATTCTGATTCCAATCCTAATTCTTCTCCCGAATTttcaaatccaacttttgatcagAAAACCACAAAGCGAAAAGAACGCCAGAAAAAG GGGAAAGAAAGCAGTAGCAAAAAGAGCAAAAAATCAGCAAATGATACCTCAGAGAAGCTTCCATATGTTCATGTCCGAGCAGCTAGGGGGCAAGCAACAGATAGCCATAGTTTAGCTGAAAGA GCAAGGAGAGAGAAGATTAATGCGAGAATGAAGCTATTACAGGAATTGGTCCCAGGATGTAACAAG ATTTCAGGTACGGCGATGGTGCTGGATGAGATCATTAACCATGTACAATCCCTTCAGCGTCAAGTGGAG TTCTTATCAATGAGACTTGCTGCAGTAAACCCAAGAGTAGATTTCAACCTTGATAGTCTCTTTGCTGCAGAA AATGGTTCTGCAGTGGATAGTAACTTCGCGGGCATAGTTGCTCCATCGATTTGGCCTGAGGGGCAAACCAGCGGGAATAGAAACCAGTATCAACAGCTGTTGCAAATTGATGGATTCAATCAGCCTGTCTGGGTTAGGGAAGAAGATAATTCTAGCTTCATTACTCCAGAGAACTCACTTTTGACTTATGATTCCTCTTCAAATTCAG CTTCTTTGCACCAAAATCAGCTGAAAATGGAGCTGTGA
- the LOC107823459 gene encoding transcription factor bHLH48 isoform X3 — protein MESTQVRSASCGGKAGETATGFHQISQSIIMPVPMEAAGNSFTALLELPPNQALDLLVHSDEMGSAKLSLPDTHNKTYYSSPLIDRASAGEFAREFSVFAAGNSPENGSFPSNPQFVKQEPDDSDSNPNSSPEFSNPTFDQKTTKRKERQKKGKESSSKKSKKSANDTSEKLPYVHVRAARGQATDSHSLAERARREKINARMKLLQELVPGCNKISGTAMVLDEIINHVQSLQRQVEYYMESKPALDGEYIVFEPCCLQALSPVSFRHTFRSVVEDSHRSRLSHLRSERSKNCVAYFFVFGLYLSKWSLFFS, from the exons ATGGAGTCAACCCAAGTTAGATCCGCAAGTTGCGGAGGCAAAGCAGGAGAAACGGCAACTGGGTTTCATCAAATTAGCCAGAGCATAATAATGCCAGTACCAATGGAAGCTGCTGGAAATTCTTTTACTGCTTTACTTGAACTGCCACCAAATCAAGCTTTGGACCTTTTAGTACATTCTGACGAAATGGGTTCAGCTAAACTTTCCCTACCAGATACTCACAACAAGACCTACTACTCTTCTCCTCTGATTGACAGAGCGTCCGCCGGAGAATTCGCCCGAGAGTTCTCAGTCTTCGCCGCCGGGAATTCGCCGGAGAATGGCTCATTTCCGTCCAATCCACAATTCGTAAAGCAAGAACCAGATGATTCTGATTCCAATCCTAATTCTTCTCCCGAATTttcaaatccaacttttgatcagAAAACCACAAAGCGAAAAGAACGCCAGAAAAAG GGGAAAGAAAGCAGTAGCAAAAAGAGCAAAAAATCAGCAAATGATACCTCAGAGAAGCTTCCATATGTTCATGTCCGAGCAGCTAGGGGGCAAGCAACAGATAGCCATAGTTTAGCTGAAAGA GCAAGGAGAGAGAAGATTAATGCGAGAATGAAGCTATTACAGGAATTGGTCCCAGGATGTAACAAG ATTTCAGGTACGGCGATGGTGCTGGATGAGATCATTAACCATGTACAATCCCTTCAGCGTCAAGTGGAG TATTACATGGAGAGTAAGCCAGCTTTGGATGGTGAATATATAGTATTCGAACCTTGTTGCCTACAGGCCTTATCTCCTGTTTCGTTTAGACACACTTTTAGGAGTGTGGTCGAAGATAGTCATAGATCAAGGTTATCCCACTTAAGAAGTGAACGTTCAAAAAATTGCGTTgcctatttttttgtttttggattataTTTAAGTAAGTGGTCTCTGTTCTTTTCCTGA